tacatggaacccaaaagggttttacctggaacgaaaaagggttcttcaaagggttctcaaatggggacagccgaagaatcaTTTTAGGtactagatagcacctttttttccaaGAGTCTATTAATGTGACCGTGCAGCCAATGTCCGCGATAGCTATGCCgggagccacttgtggatttgacagttCGAACGCGGTTCCACCTCTAACATATCAAAACACCAGCTATGCAGGTGTCGGCTAGCGTGAATATGATTGAATCAAGCCCTATGTCTGTATGTGCACTATCTCCCTGTCAGCCGTTGTGACTGTTTCTCGCTGTGCTTAACCCGGGGTTGCGTGAGAGGATTGTATGTTTTTAGAAGAGCTGGCTGGTTTAGTCTCAGGCCCCGGCTAGGCCCTGCACTCCGTTCATCATGACAAACTCTGTTAGTCTAAATTAATCTGCTATGTTAATCTCTGTGTCAGGACCAGGGGTGCTGCGTGCTAGGAGCAAATGATTTCTCCCGGGTCAGATCTGAAAATCCCTCACCGCTCTTCTGCAGTGTTTTATGTCTTCTTAAACATGTCCTCAAGGACCCCGGAGATCAAAAGACACTTTGGACGTCTACTCTGTATACTCTACAGGTCCTACAGGATGCATGGAGCATGTGTCTGAGAGTTgcctccaaatggcaccctattttctatatagtgcacttcttttgaccatggcccataatcacaatgtaggaaatagggtgccatttgggacacaatcttGGGTTCAAGAGCTCATTTATAATATTGTTTGGTTTATCATTGATTTACTGGTTTTCGTATTGTAATATTTTAGTTTATACACATCCTTTtccagtagtactttaaagtactacttaagtagtttttggggtatgTGTACTTTAgtttacaatttatatttttttacaacttttacaacttttatttttactccactacattcctaaagaaaatatgtactttttactcccatacattttccctgacaccaaaaagtacttgttacattttcaaTGCTGAGGCAGGACAAAattatggtccaattcacgcaccaATCAATATAATGCGTTATCATCCTTACTGCTTCTGATTTGTGTACtgcgtttgtaaattatgtctgattgttggagtgtgcccgtCTGTCTGTAAATACATCTAAATCATGaggtctggtttgcttaatataaggaattttatgtatagcatttagttttactttgtacttttactcaagttaaaatatgtagtactttttccaccactgtacttaagtacatttaaaaccataattgtacacttttactcaagtattattttcctgggtgacttttacttttacttgagtagcTTTTTATTTAGCTagagtatctttacttttactaaagtatgatAATTTAGTACTTTTTCGAGGATAGTTGTAAATTAACAATGTAGCCTACATGTTAGTCTTTTCTCAGGGCCTCTTTAAGGCATCCTTCTCAATAAGTATGGCTATAGATACTGTTGggtgcatgcatacacacacgcacacgcacgcacacgcgcacacacacacattattaggTCGACGTACTCTTCTTTTATTTCAAGGCTTTAACTCAGTACTGGAGAAGTTGAATACATTTGAACCATCACTAATGTGTTAGAATTCATAAATGTTGCTTAATATTTAGAACATGTAGCTAACTTATTTTTGCTTTCTTTTGTTGCCTTTTTTCCAGCTTTTGTGACATTTCACGAAATAATTGATCTCATACTGATATTTCCCCCAAAATATTGTTGTTTTTCAAAAATAAGTAGTTGTGACATCTAGTGGTGAATGCTGGTACTTCAAAACTGTTTAGAGCAAGTCCACTAAGATTGGCAAGAACAAGCAAAAAGTCAGAGCCAGAGGCAGTTCCAGCCCACATTATGTGTACGCGCCCCATGCCTGAAATCCAGGTCGTGGCAAGTGTCTTTTCGGAACGCAGAGCAGGTGAGAGCTTCCAAGGAAATGTTTATTTAGAAGGTTACAGCAGCCTGTGCGCCAGTCTATTCTGGGCTGATATCTGCTTCCTTGCTGGTTATCTCCGCCAAGAGAtctgtctccactcctccagtGGTGTGTTGTCGGTGTTCTCACCCAGCTCACGTTCTGAGATAGCGATATAGAATGCAGAATAGACTCCCCCTGCCCCCAAGATAATTACCAGGAATCTCAATAATTTTGTTAAAATAAAGTTTTTAAATGTCCTTCTTCAAGTTAATCAATACATTTTCTGTTGTCTGTGTGACAGACCACTAATGTTGTATTAttggacctttatttaactagtcagttaagaacaaattcatatttacaatgatggcatacccggccaaaccctaacgaggCAGGGCCAATTGTATACTGCCCTAtgcgactcccaatcacagccggttgtgattcagccaggaatcgaaccagggtctgtagtgacatctctagcactgggatgcagtgccttagatcgctgcgccactctaTGGCCTGCTGGTCATGCATGCATCTGCCCTCTTACTGTTGCCTTCGATCTTTGAGAGTATATATTTCCATTGTTATAGTGTTCACTTGACtgtcttgtcaatataatagaccaTCTTTGCTTCTAATCACCAGAGAATCACCAACTAATCACCAATGGCTATAAGTGAATAGGCTACTTGTTCTTTATCTTAATATAATTCAAATTCTGGATAGCTGAGTTGGGAGTGATCAGgcaatgaagaagaagaagaagaaaatatactactttaaaatggagattgcCTCAGTGGCGTTGTCAATAATGGGACTGATACaaaatgagtcctctatctatctctctggccTGTTGTTCACGCATGCCTGCCCTCTTATTAGCTACTGttgccttccatctttgaggacatgtatttccactGTTATAGCGTTCACTTGACTGTCTTGTTAAATATAATAGACAGTATTTTGCTTCTGCCATGTCCTAGGGAGAAACTTAGTTACAGTGTTTAATGGCATATGTGTAAGTTGTTTGTATAAACATATTATTAATCTAACTCAAATAATAGTTTCATAAATAAGAAAAAGATTGAAAGTGTTACTTTGTGTTCGGTCTCCCCTAATTATCTGCTATTCAGTGGAACAGACAACAGATAATGGACGCTTTTCTTTGCCCAGCCGTTGCTGACATGCCAGATCAacaacgcctggataggtattttaagtatcagctaaccacatcgtTTTGTTATAGCAATCTCACGCAACttttggttgatgcatgcaatgtctgagcaggggaactCGACCAATGCATTTCCTCTTTGCTGTATTGATAAAGCTATTTTATAGGCTATCTAATTTGAGCTCAAATATCGGCTTTTTACGGGAAAATGTGCCCTTGCGATTGGCCAACAGTCAGGCAACAGTGCAACAGTGATCCAATCAGCGAAACACCTGCCTCCACGATCACTTTGCTGAGAGATGTTTGGAGATTCAGGTAAGTGTAAACATCCGAAAATCTACATAAGCACACAGAACACAAGTCAACTGTAATGGACAAATAGATTAGCATCATCATGTCATTGTCTGGCCCTGATTTTAGTGAAAGGAGTCGAGTCTGTAGCCTACTTAGTCATCATGAGTCatgctgggttggttggttggttgagatCAGGAAGAATTACATTTTCTCATGCCCATGGGAATGCATGTGAAAATGTGGTCAAAACGGAATATTCAATTGCTGTAGCTGAATAATCATATAAATAATTATAGTCTAATTATATAAGTTAATGATGAGCAAGATAATTTGAGTTATCTCGGTTCAGGCTTGTCTCGTGCTCTTTTGAGTCGTGCACACACTTTTAATTAACTCGTGCGCACATTTTATTTAATTTCGTTCCACCAGGCCAGGTAGAGATTCTATTCATGTCTGTTGTAGAAACAATAGAAAAATAGCGGCCTACACTGATCACTGAACAAAGTTGTGAATAGTCGTGGCCTTTTTACCCCGAACCGTCACCAATCATTAGTCGCATCCATGAGTCCACTAAACGAGCCTATTGATCAGTCATTGACTGATTGCTTTAGACAAATAGTTTGTTATCCGAGAGTGCGAGGTCGAGTAGCTCACTCTGTTAATTGAAGATAACAGAGTGGGCAACAATGGCCCCATAATAGAATGGGAGTTTTGTGATTATGGCTgcagaaagaaaagaaaagaaacaaGAAGGGGTGCTCTAATTAGAAGAACCGTGGCTGGTGGGATCTCCCCCAACTCCCCTTGCCTTTATGCGCGGGTGTGGGGAGGCTGTGTGGCCGGCAGGCAGGCGACAGGCGCCGGTTGCTGGACAAAGGGCTGTCTGCTGCCAAATTGGCTTGGCGTCCAAGCGCCAATCCTCCCAAACTTCCCAGCCTGTGCTGTGGCGCTTAAAACCCTTTCACGGTGATATGGGACAAGTTCACCccgaccaaggcatctctctcacgattaaaataatacagttttaatCTGTACTAGCCCGTGTGAAGACAATATTTGTGTACTTTTTGGAAAGTTATGCCTTCGGTTTCTGTAATGCGACAACAAAATGCTTATAAGGCCTATGCCATGTTGAGCACTGCTGTTGAATTTAATTTGAGTCTAATTTCTTAAGGGAAAGTATATTTAATTTAACCCTCCTTATATgtcaattattttttatttcaataGACCTATAGACAACCGTAGgctactgtgtttgtgtgtatcatACAAATGGTGATCCGTTTTTTTAATTCACTCAAACGGTTAACTGCGTCTATAGGCCAAGTGCCATTGAAAGTGTAGAGGATATGTGCGGTTGAATTGGAGAGGAGGATACGGAACTTCCGTGTCTCGCCCTCCTATAAATACTCCTATATTACTATTATATTCTATTaatagtagaatacagacaatacTACAGGAAACACTGATAGAAACACTAACAGTAGCTCAGTTTAAAAATAAGTGCATTGCATGTGTCATCACTCACGTGCCTCTATTCAACTGCAACGCAATGAAAATATGACAATTATGGACCTATAGTCTTAATTGTTATAAGAATAAATTGACTTGTAACTAATGACAGTTATACATGCTACATTGCTCTTATGAACAGAAACCTACAATACATTGATTTGCCTTTTTAAAAATGgtataatataacataatatttCGTGTGAATTTGTTAAACAATCATCACTGATAAAGAACTAGAGAAATACTGGGCTGAAAAACGTACATTTTATCCTCAAATATACTGCCGACAGAGGGCGCCATACACTCAGTGAACTACTTAGGTCATGTTtcacaaaagtgtgtgtgtgtgtgtgtgtctatagcctatagcctatatACATTATGAATCattaatttaaattattattattagtattcaGAATTTCAAACGTACTTTAACTGTATCCAGTAGATACAAAATATGAGTGAACAAAACTTTTTAAcacattatttttttattgaaattttgagataattcaacaaaaaaatgaaCTTACCCGGACAACCAGCATAAACGAGATACGCtttcaaattaaatatatttatatatagatATGCATTGTGCCCCATTTAAAGATACATGCTATCATCCTCTCCTGTGTTGGAGTGAAATGACCTGAGGTTTTTCTACATCTCTGCCTCTCCTGCAGACAATAGTCAGGTAATGTGACAAATAGGCAGcttcctctctatctatctctccctctctctttctatctctctctctcttttctgatATTAGTTTTTGCAGACAGAGATTGCAGATAAACATGGCACATATGTTTGTTTCCTTCACGTGTCACAGGCAGATAATCAGCTATGCCTATGCATTACATTTAAAGACGTTCTGGTTCAAACCAACAAGCGCTAAATAGCTTTCATTTACAGAAGGCCTATACGTTCAtgtaaaataaacaataataaaaaGCAATGAGTTAAACTCTAAATATTATATACACGCCAATGTACAGTTTTGAATAAATTAATACCAATTGCATATTCTTGGATTCCTttatagcttatttacataattaattTTAATTACATAAATAGTTCAAACATTTTTTTCTGGCAAAAATGATAGGCCTAAGCTTTCTTCTATCAATTATATTTAACGGAATGTTTATTTTATCCATCCCTTTTGAAATAGCCTATGTTTTGAAAACCTTTTGGATGTAGCTTGCTTTCCTGTCATTCCACAGGTTGCACGCCCATATTCATTCAGTACTTATGCTGTTGCAGTGCTCTCATCGTAAATCAAAAGCACGTCTATTGATTATAGTTCGATAAAGTTCTTTCTTTCTTCAGTCCCTAAAAACAATGCCACGACGTGTCACCACTGTCCTTTTAACATCAATATGTTCTACATGACGAATGTTCTTAGTAGGTTTTCCTCCTTGTGGTATGGTATCCTCTTTGTGTACTCAAGTTTTAGCCAGCAGCCTAAAAATTCAGTGCCCACTTTTGGTTTTCATATTATTTCGATGCTTCAATTTCCTACAATATTGAAAGCGTACCCCACACAGTAACAGTAAGCGATGACGCTggttctctctccttcattccctgCTTCCTTGCTCAGTCCAGGTGCGAGATAAGGTAGGCCGGTATTGCCATTTCCTCGCGTAATGTGCTGTACAAAATGTTTAATAAAGTCCTCTGATTTTCAAGCCAAGTCGTGGTGGAATATATTATTCCATTAGTGAGATCACTTAGGGGAGTCTCTGGGGGGATacgtctctctctggctctccagGCCGCTCACGAGTCTCTGGATGTTTTGGAGCTCATTGATAGAGTCCTTCATCGATTTGGGAGAGCTGGTCCTATGACTCGACCCCGCTTTGTTGTTGTGGATATCAGGCACTGGACTCGTCTCCCTGCTGCCCGATTTGGAGGATTCGGAGCCGGGGTTTAGTCCGCCTGGCAGGCCGGTGGTGAGTAGACTTGTGCTCTGGGCCATAGACACCGGGATCTGGTAAGGATTAAACCGGAGCCGAGGGCGGGAGCTGGTGAGGAAAGGATTCCTCGAGAGCGAGCTGGCTGTAGTGCTGGCGGGCATGGCGGAGGCCGCGGCTGCAGCAGCAGCCATGTAGTTGTATGGGTATGGGAACAGGCCTCCAAAGGTCGGCATGGGAATGCCCTGAAATCAGACAGGAGAAAATGGCAGTTAGCACTAGGACCGTGTTGGTGATAGTGATATATTCAGACCATGATGTAGCCTACTCAAATGTGTAGGCCTATTGGGGGAACCCGCTCAACGACCAAATTATGCACGGCCTGAATAGCTAGTTCACTTCAATAATTAAACCTACAAGGAAGTCATCTTCTCTGATGTTAATGAACCCCTTAGAATAATGAAGGCTATACGCATTGGATGCTAAAAAGGAGAACGCTTATTCCCAATCCAAAGGGGGGTAAATAAAAGCAAGGCCTTGCGTTTTTGCACACATACATTTCCTGAGTGGTTGTTCATTTGAAACAAATATCAGACTGCTTTGAAACACAATTAACAAAACTGTTGTTCAAAATAATGGTAATAATAATATAGGCCTATACTTTTTTGTCGCTATTCTGCCAGCATGCGTCCTCATTATGGTAAGCGTGCAAGAGACCCAAGCTTCCCTAGGCCTAGTGGCAGTGACCTGATAACCCAAAAACATACTGCGACATTGAGTTCTGCCCAGAACAGGGCCTGCTGAATCTGGCCAGTTAAATGGTACAAAGCATCGCGTCTACAGTGGACTTTTGGCACTAAGTTTGAACATACTTGTAAGACTCGtgcctttacttagatttgtgtgtattaggtagttgttgtggaattgttagattacttgttagatattgctgcactgtcggaactaggagcacaatcatttcgctacactcgcaataacatctgctaaccatgtgtatgtgaccaatacgatttgatttgatttgattcgtcAAAGCCTATTCTAGGCCTAAAGTCAAACGAGCATAATGGCCTATAAGTGATCTCCGAGTTCAAACAAACAATTTGTTGCTGTGTAGAATTAAAGTCTCCCTTACCTGGGAGGCGAGCATGTGCTGCGACAGATGGAAGGGGAAAGGGTTCGGGGTGCCCCCCGTGCCCTGGGCGGAGAGGCTGCCGTTCTCCATACCACTTGCTCCAGATACCGACGCCAATAGATGTCCCATGCTCATGGCAGAAAACGCTCCTGGGCCCATAGCGAACTGTCCAGGGTGAAATAGCATTTGTCCGGCGTTCATGGGATTAAAAAACTGCTGGCTGTGCAAGCCAGACAGGGCCAGACTCTGCAGGTGGCTCGCGCTGAAGTGTGAGGGGCTGTCTGTTTGAACCATGAGCGGGGAGAAACTCTCCTTGCTTGCGCTTATCCCGCCACTGTCTGCGGTGTTCTTTTTTGACGAATCTGTAGTGTCTTTCCTGTGCCTGTTCTCCGTTTTGTCTCCTTTCTCAGGGTTCCTGAATATGGAGTCGCTCCGCTTCCTGGAGCCAGGATAGTCGTCTTTCTTGTCCAGGCTCGGTTTATCTTTCACCCGGTCCTCGCACCTCGGGCTGAAGGGAGAGGGCGGCTCCGGTCCAGGGCTGTTTGATGCGGTACAATGCTCATCCTGATGATCAAGTTCTTGCTCACTGTCAGTACAGGTTTTATCATctgttataaaaaaaaatgtgtagtcAGAATTAGCTGTATGTTGGTGGGCCTAAATGTAAAATAACACAAAATTCCTTGCCATGCTCAgacttaaataaatacaaatatatcatTAATAATGGAATGTAAAATAGCAGTTGAAACGGCAGTGGTTACAACattcacaagcacacacacacgcactgtgtAAGTGATTATTTAAAGTGTACATTCATGATTTAGTGTTAACATGCCTTGTCTAACCGTTTCCTTCCTACACGTCAGCCCAAGAGGCTTACTCCGAGCATTAACATGTGGCTTTTGTGTTGTATTTTAACCCAAGAGTAAATTGACTTCAGTTATGACTCGAAAGTTGAGCAGTCAAAAGTTAGTTTTTCGATGGTCAAATAGCCTGATTAAGTATATGCATTACAACAggaaacatttatttaatatttCAATAATAAGTGAGTTGAACAAATAGCCTGTCACGAAAGAACATTGAAAATC
This genomic interval from Oncorhynchus clarkii lewisi isolate Uvic-CL-2024 chromosome 27, UVic_Ocla_1.0, whole genome shotgun sequence contains the following:
- the LOC139385671 gene encoding T-box transcription factor TBX2b-like isoform X3, with product MRDPVFTGTAMAYHPFHAHRPTDFSMSAFLAAAQPSFFPTLTLQHGALTKPMSDHLVGAAEAGLHPALSHHHQAAHLRSLKSLEPEEEVEDDPKVTLEAKDLWDQFHKIGTEMVITKSGRRMFPPFKVRINGLDKKAKYILLMDIVAADDCRYKFHNSRWMVAGKADPEMPKRMYIHPDSPATGEQWMAKPVAFHKLKLTNNISDKHGFVSTTILNSMHKYQPRFHIVRANDILKLPYSTFRTYVFPETDFIAVTAYQNDKITQLKIDNNPFAKGFRDTGNGRREKRKQLTLPSLRMYEDQCKADRDGGDSDASSSEPTTGRESAHSPIGPGSSPLRFSRISRDDKTCTDSEQELDHQDEHCTASNSPGPEPPSPFSPRCEDRVKDKPSLDKKDDYPGSRKRSDSIFRNPEKGDKTENRHRKDTTDSSKKNTADSGGISASKESFSPLMVQTDSPSHFSASHLQSLALSGLHSQQFFNPMNAGQMLFHPGQFAMGPGAFSAMSMGHLLASVSGASGMENGSLSAQGTGGTPNPFPFHLSQHMLASQGIPMPTFGGLFPYPYNYMAAAAAAASAMPASTTASSLSRNPFLTSSRPRLRFNPYQIPVSMAQSTSLLTTGLPGGLNPGSESSKSGSRETSPVPDIHNNKAGSSHRTSSPKSMKDSINELQNIQRLVSGLESQRETYPPRDSPK
- the LOC139385671 gene encoding T-box transcription factor TBX2b-like isoform X4, which translates into the protein MRDPVFTGTAMAYHPFHAHRPTDFSMSAFLAAAQPSFFPTLTLQHGALTKPMSDHLVGAAEAGLHPALSHHHQAAHLRSLKSLEPEEEVEDDPKVTLEAKDLWDQFHKIGTEMVITKSGRRMFPPFKVRINGLDKKAKYILLMDIVAADDCRYKFHNSRWMVAGKADPEMPKRMYIHPDSPATGEQWMAKPVAFHKLKLTNNISDKHGFTILNSMHKYQPRFHIVRANDILKLPYSTFRTYVFPETDFIAVTAYQNDKITQLKIDNNPFAKGFRDTGNGRREKRKQLTLPSLRMYEDQCKADRDGGDSDASSSEPTTGRESAHSPIGPGSSPLRFSRISRDDKTCTDSEQELDHQDEHCTASNSPGPEPPSPFSPRCEDRVKDKPSLDKKDDYPGSRKRSDSIFRNPEKGDKTENRHRKDTTDSSKKNTADSGGISASKESFSPLMVQTDSPSHFSASHLQSLALSGLHSQQFFNPMNAGQMLFHPGQFAMGPGAFSAMSMGHLLASVSGASGMENGSLSAQGTGGTPNPFPFHLSQHMLASQGIPMPTFGGLFPYPYNYMAAAAAAASAMPASTTASSLSRNPFLTSSRPRLRFNPYQIPVSMAQSTSLLTTGLPGGLNPGSESSKSGSRETSPVPDIHNNKAGSSHRTSSPKSMKDSINELQNIQRLVSGLESQRETYPPRDSPK
- the LOC139385671 gene encoding T-box transcription factor TBX2b-like isoform X1, whose product is MRDPVFTGTAMAYHPFHAHRPTDFSMSAFLAAAQPSFFPTLTLQHGALTKPMSDHLVGAAEAGLHPALSHHHQAAHLRSLKSLEPEEEVEDDPKVTLEAKDLWDQFHKIGTEMVITKSGRRMFPPFKVRINGLDKKAKYILLMDIVAADDCRYKFHNSRWMVAGKADPEMPKRMYIHPDSPATGEQWMAKPVAFHKLKLTNNISDKHGFTILNSMHKYQPRFHIVRANDILKLPYSTFRTYVFPETDFIAVTAYQNDKITQLKIDNNPFAKGFRDTGNGRREKREPFNSRKQLTLPSLRMYEDQCKADRDGGDSDASSSEPTTGRESAHSPIGPGSSPLRFSRISRDDKTCTDSEQELDHQDEHCTASNSPGPEPPSPFSPRCEDRVKDKPSLDKKDDYPGSRKRSDSIFRNPEKGDKTENRHRKDTTDSSKKNTADSGGISASKESFSPLMVQTDSPSHFSASHLQSLALSGLHSQQFFNPMNAGQMLFHPGQFAMGPGAFSAMSMGHLLASVSGASGMENGSLSAQGTGGTPNPFPFHLSQHMLASQGIPMPTFGGLFPYPYNYMAAAAAAASAMPASTTASSLSRNPFLTSSRPRLRFNPYQIPVSMAQSTSLLTTGLPGGLNPGSESSKSGSRETSPVPDIHNNKAGSSHRTSSPKSMKDSINELQNIQRLVSGLESQRETYPPRDSPK